The following are encoded in a window of Vigna unguiculata cultivar IT97K-499-35 chromosome 8, ASM411807v1, whole genome shotgun sequence genomic DNA:
- the LOC114193951 gene encoding putative B3 domain-containing protein At5g58280 — protein sequence MFHFSSFLPSQSKFCSLHWLFHFSSVPQMATRRTTNTYEEARKLRLEENKKRFEDLGILRISKNLTEITRSGKKTQHHVSKPKSKKTNPEVELRRSSRVRNPVPSYTEDVNVHLPASRKRSRSNSSTWGSYNVRPLDEIKEASEEERRCALEAAEELQTDLNSSNPCFIKSMVRSHVYSCFWLGLPSKFCEEHLPKTVHNMVLEDEKGSEYQAVYIGNRAGLSGGWRAFALDHKLDDGDALVFELVEASRFKIYIVRAFPDLVEEKGNDVLVEEGNTHATKVPKAKCNLKSDKTKKPRQAAAYETNESESSQEHIDKEVNPQGVNPTKQTKISKRKTQKKSMPLATADLKGEVQMKTEKPRVSLELSNKTMKSRGINEIDDSGELEKKSFVHDADDKLEKVEEASKCVTRNARKKPAPKYFRKKA from the exons ATGTTCCACTTCTCTTCCTTCCTTCCATCTCAAAGCAAGTTCTGTTCACTCCATTGGTTGTTCCATTTCTCTTCCGTTCCG CAGATGGCAACGCGCCGCACAACCAACACTTACGAAGAGGCTAGAAAACTGagacttgaagaaaataaaaagagattTGAG GACTTGGGAATTTTAAggatttcaaaaaatttgaccGAGATCACAAGGTCTGGAAAGAAGACACAG CATCATGTTTCTAAACCGAAATCAAAGAAGACAAATCCTGAAGTGGAACTTAGACGATCTTCACGTGTTCGGAACCCAGTTCCTTCGTACACGGAAGAT GTGAACGTACATCTTCCAGCTTCGCGGAAGAGGTCAAGATCAAATTCTTCAACATGGGGAAG TTACAATGTGAGACCTTTAGATGAAATCAAAGAAGCTTCAGAAGAGGAAAGACGTTGTGCTCTGGAGGCTGCAGAAGAACTCCAAACCGATTTGAACTCTTCAAATCCTTGTTTTATCAAGTCAATGGTTCGGTCTCATGTTTATAGCTGCTTTTGGTTG GGCCTTCCTTCCAAGTTTTGTGAGGAACATCTTCCAAAAACTGTACATAACATGGTTTTAGAAGATGAAAAGGGCTCAGAATACCAGGCTGTTTACATAGGCAACAGAGCTGGATTAAGCGGTGGCTGGAGAGCATTTGCGTTGGATCATAAACTGGATGATGGAGATGCCCTTGTTTTTGAATTGGTTGAAGCTTCGAGATTTAAG ATTTATATTGTTAGAGCATTTCCAGATCTAGTTGAAGAGAAGGGAAATGATGTTTTAGTTGAAGAAGGAAATACGCATGCAACCAAAGTACCAAAAGCTAAATGTAACCTTAAGTCAGATAAGACTAAAAAGCCAAGACAAGCAGCAGCATATGAAACTAATGAATCAGAGAGTTCTCAAGAGCATATTGACAAAGAAGTCAACCCACAAGGTGTAAATCCAACCAAGCAAACTAAAATCTCGAAgagaaaaacacaaaagaaatCTATGCCTCTAGCTACTGCAGATTTGAAAGGGGAAGTGCAAATGAAAACTGAGAAACCAAGAGTGTCTCTAGAGCTGTCAAACAAGACAATGAAGTCAAGGGGTATCAATGAAATTGACGATTCAGGCGagttagaaaagaaaagttttgtTCATGATGCTGATGACAAGTTAGAAAAGGTTGAAGAAGCAAGCAAATGTGTGACACGGAATGCTAGAAAAAAGCCAGCACCAAAGTATTTCAGAAAGAAAGCATGA
- the LOC114193832 gene encoding metal tolerance protein 4-like, translated as MDENNNSKPLLGNQNHGGNSFNSLRTTFLSKLPDKVRCGLDFESPFEFHHHFSNTTHLTQGEKEYYERQFATLKSFEEVDSIVTLDCTDAEDIEKQAQHERAMKISNYANAALLALKIYVTIRSGSIAVAASTLDSLLDFIAGGILWFTHLAMKNINMYKYPIGKLRVQPVGIIIFAAVMATLGFQVLITAIEQLIENSSPEKMSYDQLVWLYSVMIFATLVKLALWLYCRSSGNKIVRAYADDHHFDVVTNVIGSVAAVLGDKFYWWIDPVGAILLSIYTITNWSGTVMENAVSLVGQSASPEVLQKLTYLVVMHSHQIKRIDTVRAYTFGVLFLWRLT; from the exons ATGGATGAGAATAACAATTCAAAGCCACTACTGGGCAACCAGAACCATGGTGGAAACTCTTTTAACTCCCTTAGAACAACTTTCTTGTCAAAGCTTCCTGATAAGGTCCGTTGTGGCCTTGACTTTGAGTCTCCCTTTGAGTTTCATCATCATTTCTCCAATACCACCCACTTAACCCAAG GAGAGAAAGAGTATTATGAAAGGCAATTTGCTACTCTGAAGTCATTTGAAGAAGTTGACTCCATAGTAACATTGGACTGCACTGATGCAGAAGACATTGAAAAACAAGCCCAGCATGAACGAGCAATGAAGATTTCTAATTATGCAAACGCAGCTTTATTGGCATTGAAG ATTTATGTGACTATAAGGAGTGGGTCAATAGCTGTTGCAGCATCAACATTGGATTCTCTGCTTGACTTCATAGCTGGTGGCATACTTTGGTTCACTCACCTTGCAATGAAGAacataaatatgtataaatacCCAATTGGGAAGTTGCGGGTGCAGCCAGTGGGAATAATTATCTTTGCTGCAGTCATGGCAACACTTG GCTTTCAGGTACTAATCACAGCAATAGAACAACTAATAGAAAACAGTTCTCCTGAGAAGATGTCTTATGATCAACTGGTATGGTTGTACTCCGTTATGATATTTGCAACACTGGTGAAGCTTGCACTCTGGCTTTATTGTAGAAGCTCAGGAAACAAAATTGTCCGTGCTTATGCAGAT GATCACCACTTTGATGTTGTAACAAATGTGATTGGATCAGTTGCAGCTGTTCTTGGTGATAAATTTTACTGGTGGATTGACCCGGTTGGTGCTATTTTACTTTCAATTTACACTATCACAAATTGGTCTGGCACTGTGATGGAAAATGCAG TTTCACTAGTGGGACAATCTGCATCACCTGAAGTTCTGCAGAAGCTCACATATCTTGTTGTAATGCACTCTCATCAAATTAAGCGCATTGACACTGTCCGCGCCTACACATTTGGCGTTCTATTTTTGTGGAG GTTGACATAG
- the LOC114195234 gene encoding cytochrome b-c1 complex subunit 8-like yields the protein MGKQIVPVKSVIYALSPFQQKIMTGLWKDLPTKIHHKVSENWINATLLLGPLVGTYAYVQNYLEKEKLHHRY from the exons ATGGGGAAACAGATTGTGCCGGTGAAATCAGTGATCTACGCTCTCTCCCCTTTCCAGCAGAAGATAATGACGGGTCTCTGGAAGGACTTGCCCACCAAGATTCATCACAAGGTCTCCGAGAATTGGATCAACGCCACTCTCTTGCTCGGTCCCCTCGTCGGCACCTACGC GTATGTTCAGAACTACCTGGAAAAGGAGAAGCTTCATCACAGGTACTGA
- the LOC114194327 gene encoding KH domain-containing protein At3g08620-like isoform X3, translating into MQQKSTTQQLKHTLRGIDRWIERNPLTLAFTTEQQKISSPSTARANSPNINMRSGFDVESQYLTELLAEHQKLGPFMQVLPLCTRLLNQEILRVSGKNGLMQNQGFSDYDRVQFGSPKPNLMPSLDIQPNFTGWNSMSHEGLAGVQGLNVDWQAASGVPSANIVKRILRLDIANDNYPNFNIVGRLLGPRGNSLKRVEATTGCRVYIRGKGSIKELDKEELLRGRPGYEHLNEPLHILIEAELPVNIVDIRLRQAQEIIEELLKPMDESQDLYKRQQLRELAMLNSNFREESPQLSGSPSTFTSNEMKRAKTDQ; encoded by the exons ATGCAACAGAAGTCAACAACACAACAATTAAAACACACCCTGAGAGGGATAGATAGATGGATTGAGAGAAACCCTTTAACTCTTGCTTTTACTACTGAGCAACAGAAG ATTTCCTCACCTTCAACAGCAAGGGCCAATTCACCAAACATAAACATGAGAAGCGGTTTTGATGTTGAAAG TCAGTACTTAACGGAGCTGCTGGCAGAACATCAGAAGCTTGGACCTTTCATGCAAGTCCTACCCTTATGTACCAGGCTCTTAAATCAAG AGATTTTAAGGGTTTCTGGAAAGAATGGACTGATGCAGAACCAAGGGTTCAGTGACTATGATAGAGTGCAGTTTGGAAGCCCCAAACCCAACCTTATGCCTTCTTTAGACATACAACCAAATTTTACAGGTTGGAACAGCATGTCACATGAA GGTTTAGCTGGAGTTCAGGGACTAAACGTGGATTGGCAAGCAGCATCAGGTGTACCAAGCGCTAACATTGTGAAGAGGATATTGCGCCTGGATATTGCTAATGATAACTATCCAAAT TTCAATATTGTGGGACGGCTTCTTGGTCCTAGGGGCAATTCACTGAAGCGAGTGGAGGCTACCACAGGTTGCCGAGTATATATCAGAGGGAAAGGTTCAATAAAAGAACTAGATAAG gaAGAGTTGCTAAGGGGAAGGCCAGGCTATGAGCACTTAAATGAGCCTCTGCACATTTTGATTGAGGCTGAATTACCtgtaaatattgttgatataagGCTGAGGCAAGCACAGGAGATCATAGAAGAGCTACTTAAACCCATG GATGAGTCACAGGACCTGTACAAAAGGCAACAACTGAGAGAACTTGCTATGCTGAATTCCAATTTTAGAGAAGAGAGTCCTCAACTCAGTGGCAGTCCCTCCACATTCACCTCCAATGAAATGAAACGGGCCAAAACAGACCAATAG
- the LOC114194327 gene encoding KH domain-containing protein At3g08620-like isoform X2: MNASPFQSLLCHFNYHSPPHNSQSHITQANTSFCLLLFQNISSPSTARANSPNINMRSGFDVESQYLTELLAEHQKLGPFMQVLPLCTRLLNQEILRVSGKNGLMQNQGFSDYDRVQFGSPKPNLMPSLDIQPNFTGWNSMSHEGLAGVQGLNVDWQAASGVPSANIVKRILRLDIANDNYPNFNIVGRLLGPRGNSLKRVEATTGCRVYIRGKGSIKELDKEELLRGRPGYEHLNEPLHILIEAELPVNIVDIRLRQAQEIIEELLKPMDESQDLYKRQQLRELAMLNSNFREESPQLSGSPSTFTSNEMKRAKTDQ, translated from the exons ATGAATGCTTCACCATTTCAATCATTGCTTTGCCATTTTAATTACCATTCTCCACCTCACAACTCTCAGAGTCACATCACCCAAGCAAACACCTCTTTTTGCCTTTTGCTCTTCCAAAAT ATTTCCTCACCTTCAACAGCAAGGGCCAATTCACCAAACATAAACATGAGAAGCGGTTTTGATGTTGAAAG TCAGTACTTAACGGAGCTGCTGGCAGAACATCAGAAGCTTGGACCTTTCATGCAAGTCCTACCCTTATGTACCAGGCTCTTAAATCAAG AGATTTTAAGGGTTTCTGGAAAGAATGGACTGATGCAGAACCAAGGGTTCAGTGACTATGATAGAGTGCAGTTTGGAAGCCCCAAACCCAACCTTATGCCTTCTTTAGACATACAACCAAATTTTACAGGTTGGAACAGCATGTCACATGAA GGTTTAGCTGGAGTTCAGGGACTAAACGTGGATTGGCAAGCAGCATCAGGTGTACCAAGCGCTAACATTGTGAAGAGGATATTGCGCCTGGATATTGCTAATGATAACTATCCAAAT TTCAATATTGTGGGACGGCTTCTTGGTCCTAGGGGCAATTCACTGAAGCGAGTGGAGGCTACCACAGGTTGCCGAGTATATATCAGAGGGAAAGGTTCAATAAAAGAACTAGATAAG gaAGAGTTGCTAAGGGGAAGGCCAGGCTATGAGCACTTAAATGAGCCTCTGCACATTTTGATTGAGGCTGAATTACCtgtaaatattgttgatataagGCTGAGGCAAGCACAGGAGATCATAGAAGAGCTACTTAAACCCATG GATGAGTCACAGGACCTGTACAAAAGGCAACAACTGAGAGAACTTGCTATGCTGAATTCCAATTTTAGAGAAGAGAGTCCTCAACTCAGTGGCAGTCCCTCCACATTCACCTCCAATGAAATGAAACGGGCCAAAACAGACCAATAG
- the LOC114194327 gene encoding KH domain-containing protein At3g08620-like isoform X1, which translates to MQQKSTTQQLKHTLRGIDRWIERNPLTLAFTTEQQKVALHISSPSTARANSPNINMRSGFDVESQYLTELLAEHQKLGPFMQVLPLCTRLLNQEILRVSGKNGLMQNQGFSDYDRVQFGSPKPNLMPSLDIQPNFTGWNSMSHEGLAGVQGLNVDWQAASGVPSANIVKRILRLDIANDNYPNFNIVGRLLGPRGNSLKRVEATTGCRVYIRGKGSIKELDKEELLRGRPGYEHLNEPLHILIEAELPVNIVDIRLRQAQEIIEELLKPMDESQDLYKRQQLRELAMLNSNFREESPQLSGSPSTFTSNEMKRAKTDQ; encoded by the exons ATGCAACAGAAGTCAACAACACAACAATTAAAACACACCCTGAGAGGGATAGATAGATGGATTGAGAGAAACCCTTTAACTCTTGCTTTTACTACTGAGCAACAGAAGGTGGCCCTCCAT ATTTCCTCACCTTCAACAGCAAGGGCCAATTCACCAAACATAAACATGAGAAGCGGTTTTGATGTTGAAAG TCAGTACTTAACGGAGCTGCTGGCAGAACATCAGAAGCTTGGACCTTTCATGCAAGTCCTACCCTTATGTACCAGGCTCTTAAATCAAG AGATTTTAAGGGTTTCTGGAAAGAATGGACTGATGCAGAACCAAGGGTTCAGTGACTATGATAGAGTGCAGTTTGGAAGCCCCAAACCCAACCTTATGCCTTCTTTAGACATACAACCAAATTTTACAGGTTGGAACAGCATGTCACATGAA GGTTTAGCTGGAGTTCAGGGACTAAACGTGGATTGGCAAGCAGCATCAGGTGTACCAAGCGCTAACATTGTGAAGAGGATATTGCGCCTGGATATTGCTAATGATAACTATCCAAAT TTCAATATTGTGGGACGGCTTCTTGGTCCTAGGGGCAATTCACTGAAGCGAGTGGAGGCTACCACAGGTTGCCGAGTATATATCAGAGGGAAAGGTTCAATAAAAGAACTAGATAAG gaAGAGTTGCTAAGGGGAAGGCCAGGCTATGAGCACTTAAATGAGCCTCTGCACATTTTGATTGAGGCTGAATTACCtgtaaatattgttgatataagGCTGAGGCAAGCACAGGAGATCATAGAAGAGCTACTTAAACCCATG GATGAGTCACAGGACCTGTACAAAAGGCAACAACTGAGAGAACTTGCTATGCTGAATTCCAATTTTAGAGAAGAGAGTCCTCAACTCAGTGGCAGTCCCTCCACATTCACCTCCAATGAAATGAAACGGGCCAAAACAGACCAATAG
- the LOC114195101 gene encoding uncharacterized protein LOC114195101: MRVKTNNLFVLLFLTFFLYVSLSSAQLLPYDVVSPHLLDVHLQDLAFKTLFSPRTGVSYDVKVPTNLTGVKVSAMRLKSGSLRNRGVPSYKEFKIPIGVFEKPYVERLVLVYQNLGNWSDTFYPLPGFSYLTPVLGLLAYSGENLFASGLSELDIKTFDKPILVHFSDVKPVPMGALAKCVCFDLHGSMHFDILLPGNVCSTMQQGHFSIAVESNAPSPEPYDCGKVEIGEKNSKKMKFVLRIGGILLLVIILGLLVVGVMIHKKGSSKVQELDREDESNEILDMTSIGDIKVPFAFGTRTQPMIEHEYFA, from the coding sequence ATGAGGGTCAAAACTAATAATTTGTTTGTGCTACTCTTCTTGACATTTTTCCTTTATGTATCACTCTCAAGTGCTCAACTCCTACCTTATGATGTTGTGTCACCTCATTTATTGGATGTTCATCTTCAAGATTTGGCCTTTAAGACTCTTTTCAGTCCAAGAACTGGGGTGTCTTATGATGTTAAGGTTCCCACCAACCTAACAGGGGTAAAAGTTTCAGCAATGAGGCTCAAGAGTGGTAGTTTGAGGAACAGAGGTGTTCCCAGCTACAAAGAATTTAAGATTCCAATTGGGGTTTTTGAGAAACCCTATGTGGAAAGGCTTGTGTTGGTGTACCAGAACTTGGGAAATTGGTCTGATACATTTTATCCTTTACCTGGTTTTTCATATTTGACTCCTGTTTTGGGCCTCTTGGCCTATAGTGGTGAGAATTTATTTGCTTCAGGTTTATCTGAATTGGATATAAAGACTTTTGATAAGCCAATTTTGGTTCATTTTTCTGATGTGAAACCAGTACCAATGGGTGCATTAGCCAAGTGTGTGTGCTTTGATTTGCATGGTTCTATGCACTTTGATATCCTATTACCTGGGAATGTGTGTTCAACAATGCAACAAGGGCACTTTTCCATAGCTGTGGAGTCAAATGCCCCATCACCAGAACCTTATGATTGTGGGAAAGTTGAAATTGGTGAGAAGAATTcgaaaaagatgaaatttgtgTTGCGGATTGGTGGGATTTTGTTGTTGGTGATTATTTTGGGATTATTGGTTGTTGGAGTGATGATACACAAAAAAGGATCATCGAAGGTACAAGAATTGGATCGTGAGGACGAAAGCAATGAAATTTTGGATATGACTTCTATTGGTGACATCAAAGTACCATTTGCATTTGGGACTCGAACGCAACCAATGATAGAACATGAGTATTTTGCTTAG